In the Flagellimonas sp. MMG031 genome, one interval contains:
- a CDS encoding NAD-dependent epimerase/dehydratase family protein: protein MILVTGGTGLIGSHLLFHLLKNGNKVRSNFRTKESIDKVRKVFGYYSGNASQLVDQIDWVQGDITALGGLDALFEGVEQVYHCAALISFDPKDYKLLKQTNVQGTAHMVNLSLKYGVKKLCYVSSIAAIGPSLKQAKVTEDTEWNDANATVYGITKYDAELEVWRGSQEGLSVVIVNPGVVIGPGFWKSGSGSFFSYASKGKKYVIPGGTGFVTVNDVIKAMTRLMDSNIQTERFILVDQHMSYANLLKKIAPQLGVEPPQKVIPKFWLELFWRWDWVRSTIFGKRRRLSKAVAKGLYQEEYYSNEKIKSQLNFTFEDMDESIAFCCQMFTGNR from the coding sequence ATGATTTTGGTTACAGGAGGCACTGGACTTATCGGTTCCCACTTGCTTTTCCATCTGCTGAAAAATGGGAATAAAGTGAGAAGCAACTTCAGGACAAAGGAGTCCATCGACAAGGTTCGCAAGGTTTTTGGATATTATTCGGGCAATGCGTCCCAACTCGTTGATCAAATTGATTGGGTCCAGGGAGACATTACTGCTTTGGGCGGTTTGGACGCCCTATTTGAAGGTGTTGAGCAGGTATACCACTGTGCCGCCCTGATTTCTTTTGATCCGAAGGATTACAAACTTCTGAAACAGACCAATGTTCAAGGCACGGCCCATATGGTTAACCTATCCCTAAAATATGGTGTAAAAAAACTGTGCTATGTGAGCTCCATTGCAGCTATTGGTCCCAGCCTAAAACAAGCTAAAGTCACCGAGGATACGGAGTGGAACGATGCCAACGCTACGGTATACGGCATCACCAAATATGATGCTGAGCTGGAAGTGTGGCGGGGATCACAGGAAGGGCTCTCCGTGGTGATCGTAAATCCTGGAGTCGTAATCGGGCCCGGCTTTTGGAAATCGGGAAGCGGTAGCTTTTTTTCCTATGCCTCCAAAGGAAAAAAATATGTTATCCCTGGCGGAACTGGTTTTGTAACGGTAAACGACGTTATCAAGGCCATGACGCGTTTGATGGACTCCAACATACAAACGGAGCGTTTTATTTTGGTCGACCAACATATGAGCTATGCGAACCTCTTAAAGAAAATCGCGCCCCAATTGGGAGTGGAGCCCCCTCAAAAAGTAATTCCTAAGTTTTGGTTGGAACTCTTTTGGCGCTGGGATTGGGTCCGAAGCACCATTTTTGGCAAAAGAAGACGCTTGTCGAAAGCGGTGGCAAAGGGACTGTATCAAGAGGAATACTACAGCAATGAAAAAATCAAATCCCAACTCAATTTTACCTTTGAAGATATGGACGAGTCCATCGCGTTCTGCTGTCAAATGTTTACAGGGAATCGGTAA
- a CDS encoding DUF4296 domain-containing protein: MKKAVLVYLSLMVLFSCAEKVVEEPENLIPQDQMIEILYDLSILNAAKSGAKRKFDDAHIDVMGFIYNKYSIDSTQFAESDLYYASLPSEYQKIYQNVEAMLKRKQDTLEAISKRLNDSIREAGLQRRDSLQSVKEKRVGKKKVVTDSL, encoded by the coding sequence ATGAAGAAGGCGGTACTTGTCTATTTAAGTTTGATGGTTTTGTTTTCCTGTGCCGAAAAAGTAGTGGAGGAACCGGAAAACCTCATACCCCAAGATCAAATGATCGAAATATTATATGATCTGTCCATATTGAATGCGGCCAAATCCGGGGCCAAAAGAAAGTTTGATGATGCGCATATCGATGTCATGGGATTTATCTATAACAAGTACAGTATCGATAGTACCCAATTTGCCGAGAGTGACCTGTACTACGCTTCTTTGCCCTCTGAATACCAAAAGATCTATCAAAATGTTGAAGCGATGCTGAAACGGAAACAAGATACATTGGAGGCCATTAGCAAGCGTTTGAATGACAGTATTCGAGAGGCCGGGCTACAACGGCGTGATTCTTTGCAGTCCGTCAAGGAAAAAAGAGTGGGCAAAAAAAAGGTCGTTACCGATTCCCTGTAA
- a CDS encoding dihydroorotase codes for MSRILLKNAKIVNENRIFESDMLLDGDFISRIDSDISDANAQVIDLEGDLLLPGVIDDQVHFREPGLTHKGTIATESRAAIAGGITTFMEQPNTNPQTTTIEKLEEKFAMAAKDASANYSFLFGGTNDNLEELKRLDRNACSGVKLFLGSSTGNMLVDNEEVLEKIFSNTEMVISTHCEDEGTIRANMEKYQAMYGDDIPIELHPIIRSAEACYLSSSKAIALAKKTGARLHVFHLSTGIETDLFTNEIPLEKKQITAEVCIHHLWFSDEDYATKGTHIKWNPAVKTKTDREQLWKALLDDRIDVIATDHAPHTLEEKDNPYTSAPSGGPLVQHALLAMLQKEKEGIISLEKMVEKMCHNPAKLFDIDRRGYIREGYFADLVQVGRNVKNEVTKANLFYKCGWSPFEGVTFESEVKRTFVNGHLAYDNGTFSDKKHAKRLTFNR; via the coding sequence ATGTCAAGAATCCTGCTGAAAAATGCAAAGATTGTCAATGAAAACCGCATTTTCGAATCCGATATGTTGTTGGATGGGGACTTTATTTCCCGAATAGACTCCGATATTTCAGATGCCAATGCCCAGGTCATCGATTTGGAAGGCGACCTTTTATTGCCGGGCGTCATCGATGATCAGGTCCATTTTAGGGAGCCGGGTCTTACCCATAAGGGCACCATTGCCACGGAGAGCCGAGCGGCCATTGCGGGGGGCATAACTACGTTCATGGAACAGCCCAATACCAATCCACAGACCACGACCATAGAAAAATTGGAAGAAAAATTTGCCATGGCGGCCAAAGATGCCTCGGCCAACTATTCCTTTTTGTTTGGGGGAACCAACGACAATTTGGAGGAATTAAAGCGACTCGACCGAAATGCCTGTTCCGGGGTAAAGTTGTTTTTAGGGTCTTCTACAGGAAATATGCTGGTGGACAATGAAGAGGTGTTGGAAAAGATTTTCAGTAATACCGAGATGGTCATTTCCACACATTGCGAAGACGAAGGTACCATTAGGGCCAATATGGAAAAGTACCAGGCCATGTACGGGGATGATATTCCCATAGAACTGCATCCCATCATCCGAAGTGCCGAAGCCTGCTATCTTTCATCGTCCAAAGCTATTGCCTTGGCGAAAAAAACGGGCGCCAGATTGCATGTGTTCCATTTGTCCACAGGAATAGAGACCGACTTGTTCACGAACGAAATTCCGCTGGAAAAGAAACAGATTACAGCTGAGGTATGTATACATCACTTGTGGTTTTCCGATGAGGATTATGCCACAAAAGGGACCCATATTAAATGGAACCCCGCCGTGAAGACCAAGACGGACAGGGAGCAACTGTGGAAAGCCCTTTTGGACGATCGCATTGATGTGATTGCGACCGACCATGCGCCCCATACCTTGGAAGAAAAAGATAATCCCTATACCAGTGCCCCATCGGGTGGACCTTTGGTCCAACATGCGCTTTTGGCCATGCTGCAAAAAGAAAAGGAAGGAATCATCAGCTTGGAAAAAATGGTAGAAAAGATGTGCCATAACCCTGCAAAACTCTTTGATATTGACCGCAGGGGATATATCCGGGAGGGGTACTTTGCCGATTTGGTCCAAGTGGGCCGAAACGTTAAAAATGAGGTAACAAAAGCCAATCTTTTCTATAAATGTGGTTGGTCACCCTTTGAAGGTGTTACTTTTGAATCGGAAGTGAAACGTACTTTTGTGAATGGGCATTTGGCGTACGACAATGGTACCTTCAGTGACAAAAAACATGCGAAAAGATTGACCTTTAACAGGTAA
- a CDS encoding polyprenol monophosphomannose synthase codes for MADGLVIIPTFNEIENIEAIVRTVFDLKKDFHVLVVDDNSPDGTADAVRKLQEEFSDQLFLEVRKEKSGLGTAYIHGFKWALEKGYEYIFEMDADFSHRPADLSRLHRACLNGADVAVGSRYKKGVNVVNWPLARILLSYGASFYVKLITGMKVHDPTAGFVCYRRKVLETINLDHVRFIGYAFQIEMKYRAYLKKFKIEEVSIIFTDRVNGKSKMNSAIIREAVFGVIAMKFRSIFFKKSF; via the coding sequence ATGGCAGACGGCTTGGTCATTATACCCACATTCAACGAAATTGAAAACATCGAGGCCATTGTAAGGACGGTTTTCGACCTAAAAAAGGATTTTCATGTACTTGTAGTGGATGATAACTCTCCAGATGGTACCGCAGATGCTGTTCGTAAATTACAAGAGGAGTTTTCAGACCAGCTATTTTTGGAGGTGCGCAAGGAGAAATCAGGATTGGGTACGGCCTATATCCATGGATTTAAATGGGCCTTGGAAAAAGGGTATGAGTACATTTTTGAGATGGACGCCGATTTTTCGCATCGTCCTGCCGACCTTTCCAGATTGCACCGCGCCTGTTTGAACGGGGCCGATGTGGCCGTGGGTTCCCGTTATAAAAAAGGGGTAAACGTGGTCAACTGGCCCTTGGCGCGTATTTTGCTCTCCTACGGTGCTTCGTTCTATGTAAAACTGATTACTGGGATGAAGGTGCACGATCCCACTGCGGGATTCGTTTGTTACCGAAGAAAGGTTTTGGAGACCATCAATTTGGACCATGTGCGGTTTATCGGATATGCCTTCCAGATAGAGATGAAGTACAGGGCCTACCTCAAAAAATTCAAAATTGAAGAGGTTTCGATTATTTTTACTGATCGGGTAAACGGAAAGTCAAAAATGAACTCCGCCATTATACGAGAGGCCGTTTTTGGGGTCATCGCCATGAAATTCAGAAGTATATTTTTTAAAAAGAGCTTTTAG
- a CDS encoding glycosyltransferase family 39 protein, producing MSQKFPRLFYVLLAVLLVLNLIQASVTELIYDEAYYWYYAQELAWGYFDHPSMVAFLIRLSSLFFDGELGVRLMSCILSAGTYVLLWLMVDNPKKKEYVIHFFLLVFSFTLMNAYGFLTLPDTSLLFFTALFLWLYKRFLANESIATALLLGVVMAALMYSKYHAVLVIFFVLLSNYKLVLNKKAWLAVGIALACYLPHFVWLYQNDFVSITFHLYERPNQPYSFDEFTLGYFLNIIVIIGLLFYWVYGALFKFRATDKFSKALVYLIYGVLIFFFISSFNRRVQAQWAIVISIPLAIIAFNHLLTHAKSRKWMYRVGLVSLVLLLYARAWMVYYPLFPMFFETHGNKEWTSELKTKSGGVPIIFENSYRRASMYEFYADVPAISLNNYMYRKNQYSIDGSEERVRGKKVLYVSKYLKKGEVSYMHLDSTIFYGNFIDDFQSYRRLECIVEKPSAGIGYALKVYNPYPFDVPLEQLKFTISYSNEHKQVKQTQRLKVKSSEPPQVLLKSKDTLHYTFQLPLSSMENPSYFRIGISENNLPAGLNGKPIKIE from the coding sequence ATGTCGCAAAAGTTTCCCAGACTTTTTTATGTGCTCTTAGCGGTCCTTTTGGTACTTAACTTGATTCAAGCATCCGTAACAGAGCTCATTTATGATGAAGCTTATTATTGGTATTATGCTCAAGAGTTGGCGTGGGGCTACTTTGACCATCCTTCCATGGTGGCTTTTTTAATCAGATTGAGCAGCTTATTTTTTGACGGTGAACTTGGCGTAAGGCTAATGAGTTGCATACTATCGGCAGGTACTTATGTATTGCTCTGGTTGATGGTGGACAACCCCAAAAAGAAGGAATATGTCATCCATTTTTTTCTATTGGTATTCTCCTTCACTTTAATGAACGCTTATGGGTTCTTGACGCTTCCCGATACCTCCCTCTTGTTTTTTACCGCCCTGTTCCTTTGGTTGTACAAACGTTTTTTGGCCAACGAGAGCATTGCAACAGCGCTTCTATTGGGAGTGGTTATGGCGGCACTCATGTACAGCAAGTACCATGCGGTTTTGGTCATCTTTTTCGTGCTGCTGTCCAATTACAAACTGGTCCTCAATAAAAAAGCTTGGTTAGCCGTGGGGATTGCACTGGCGTGTTATCTTCCACACTTTGTGTGGCTCTACCAAAATGATTTTGTATCCATCACCTTTCATTTATATGAGCGTCCCAACCAACCCTATTCGTTTGACGAGTTTACCTTGGGCTACTTTTTAAACATCATAGTGATTATAGGCCTATTGTTTTACTGGGTCTATGGTGCCTTGTTCAAGTTTAGGGCCACGGATAAGTTTTCCAAAGCCTTGGTGTATTTGATTTATGGGGTTTTGATTTTCTTCTTTATTTCCAGTTTCAACCGACGGGTACAGGCGCAATGGGCCATTGTTATCTCCATTCCGTTGGCCATCATTGCCTTCAATCATCTATTGACGCATGCCAAAAGCCGAAAATGGATGTATCGTGTAGGTTTGGTGAGTTTGGTGCTCTTGCTGTATGCGCGGGCATGGATGGTGTATTATCCCTTGTTCCCCATGTTTTTTGAAACCCACGGCAACAAGGAATGGACCAGTGAACTCAAAACAAAGTCCGGTGGGGTGCCCATTATTTTTGAGAATTCCTATCGTCGCGCCTCGATGTACGAGTTTTATGCCGATGTTCCTGCCATCTCCCTCAACAACTACATGTACCGGAAAAACCAGTATTCCATTGATGGTTCGGAAGAGCGGGTAAGAGGCAAAAAGGTTCTGTATGTTTCCAAATACCTTAAAAAAGGTGAGGTGAGTTATATGCATTTGGACAGTACTATCTTTTATGGAAATTTTATCGATGATTTTCAATCCTATCGAAGGTTGGAATGTATAGTTGAAAAACCAAGCGCAGGCATCGGGTATGCATTAAAAGTATACAATCCCTATCCTTTTGATGTTCCCTTGGAGCAATTAAAGTTTACCATTTCGTACTCCAACGAGCACAAACAGGTAAAACAAACACAGCGATTAAAAGTTAAGAGCAGCGAGCCACCACAGGTGCTCCTTAAATCCAAGGATACGCTCCACTATACGTTTCAGTTGCCGCTGTCGTCCATGGAAAATCCGTCGTACTTTAGGATTGGGATTTCGGAGAACAACCTTCCCGCTGGTCTCAATGGCAAACCGATAAAGATTGAATAA
- a CDS encoding DUF4271 domain-containing protein: MEPIEKTIISLDWMTLTLFIGLVVLALGKYLFHKKFLNFIILPFNDKYILLHNKKGQFSHWFHLLLTLFQLINISLFLFLILQTFELAPVPNSFLSYLIVLGFLALFELVKFLVQMFTGFVFNNLGLFGSVVFSKISYLNYSGIIIAVANILLIYITPLSKTTIYVVLALVFLINGIGITKLLKNHQKALFPFFVYFILYLCALEIAPLVLIGSYFKG, translated from the coding sequence ATGGAACCCATAGAAAAAACAATCATTTCGTTGGATTGGATGACGTTAACACTGTTTATCGGTCTGGTTGTTTTGGCGCTTGGCAAATATCTTTTTCACAAAAAGTTCCTCAATTTCATCATTCTTCCCTTCAACGATAAGTATATCCTTCTCCATAATAAAAAGGGACAATTTTCACATTGGTTCCATTTGCTCTTGACACTATTCCAGCTCATCAATATATCACTCTTCCTATTTCTTATTTTACAAACTTTTGAGCTCGCCCCGGTTCCAAATTCGTTCCTCTCCTACCTCATTGTTTTAGGGTTTTTGGCCCTGTTCGAATTGGTTAAATTTCTGGTTCAAATGTTTACCGGGTTTGTGTTCAATAACCTAGGGCTCTTTGGAAGTGTGGTCTTCAGTAAAATCTCATATCTCAATTATAGCGGCATCATCATCGCTGTTGCCAATATTTTATTGATTTACATTACTCCCCTCTCAAAAACCACTATTTATGTGGTTTTGGCACTGGTATTCTTGATTAATGGCATCGGTATCACAAAGCTGCTGAAGAACCATCAAAAAGCACTCTTCCCATTTTTTGTGTATTTTATTTTGTACCTTTGCGCACTCGAAATTGCGCCCTTGGTGTTAATTGGAAGCTATTTTAAAGGTTGA
- a CDS encoding uroporphyrinogen-III synthase encodes MKVKTILVSQPEPKVENSPYSRLIEKEKVKVDFRPFIHVEGVEAKNVRQQKIDLNNFTAIILTSRNSVDHFFRIAEEMRFKVPDSMKYFCQSEAVAYYLQKYVVYRKRKIYVGKRTFNELIPLIKKYKDEKFLLPSSDSLKPIVPELLDEVGVNWTRGIFYKTVISDLSDLRNVYYDILVFFSPSGIESLMKNFPDFEQNDTRIAVFGNSTVKAATNAGLRIDIQAPTPETPSMTMALQKYITSVNK; translated from the coding sequence ATGAAAGTAAAAACAATTTTGGTTTCCCAACCGGAACCCAAAGTCGAAAACTCACCCTATTCAAGATTAATTGAAAAGGAGAAAGTAAAAGTAGATTTTAGACCTTTCATACACGTTGAAGGCGTAGAAGCCAAAAATGTGAGACAGCAGAAAATCGACTTGAACAACTTTACGGCAATCATCCTAACGAGCCGAAACTCCGTGGATCACTTCTTTAGAATTGCCGAGGAAATGCGCTTCAAAGTTCCAGATTCCATGAAATATTTTTGTCAGTCGGAGGCGGTGGCCTACTACTTACAAAAATACGTGGTATACAGAAAAAGAAAGATTTATGTTGGGAAGAGAACGTTCAACGAATTGATTCCCTTGATCAAGAAGTATAAAGACGAAAAGTTCCTTTTACCTTCTTCCGATTCCCTAAAGCCCATCGTCCCCGAATTGTTGGACGAGGTCGGCGTAAATTGGACCCGCGGTATATTCTACAAAACGGTAATCAGCGACCTATCGGACCTAAGAAATGTGTATTATGACATTTTGGTGTTCTTTAGTCCCTCAGGAATCGAATCCCTAATGAAGAACTTCCCCGATTTTGAACAGAACGATACTAGAATTGCCGTTTTTGGCAACAGTACGGTAAAAGCAGCCACCAATGCAGGCCTTCGGATTGACATTCAGGCACCAACGCCCGAAACACCTTCCATGACCATGGCTCTACAGAAGTACATTACCAGTGTGAACAAATAG
- the pckA gene encoding phosphoenolpyruvate carboxykinase (ATP) yields the protein MKDSTSITKTISLHSYGITHDNVNYQLSPDELHDITIEKEMGQEGSSGALAVNTGEFTGRSPMDRFIVKDDITSDKVWWGNINIPFESEKFDQLYDKVIAYLNTKELYVRDSYACADADYKLNIRVINEYPWSNMFAYNMFLRPAEDELEDFDPEWTVVNAPGFMANPEEDGTRQHNFAILNFTRKIALIGGTGYTGEIKKGIFSALNFILPVYKNTLPMHCSANVGESGDTAIFFGLSGTGKTTLSTDPDRKLIGDDEHGWTPDNTVFNFEGGCYAKVIDLSQKKEPEIYGAIKKGAILENVVMDDKGVVDFSDTSITQNTRVSYPIHHIENIQWPSIGENVKNIFFLTADAFGVLPPISKLTPAQAAYHFISGYTAKVAGTEAGVVEPQPSFSACFGAPFMPLHPAKYAEMLSKKMKESGVDVWLVNTGWTGGPYGVGTRMKLKYTRAMISAALSGELGLYNYEKYHIHSVFGVAQPRECPGVPTQVLSPRATWNNDEAYYKTAFKLTNAFRENFKKFEAYASEEIRRGGPQRYAF from the coding sequence ATGAAGGATTCCACTTCAATTACGAAAACGATTTCGTTACACTCCTATGGAATAACCCATGACAATGTGAATTACCAGCTTTCCCCAGACGAATTACACGACATTACCATTGAAAAGGAAATGGGCCAAGAAGGTTCTTCCGGGGCCTTGGCAGTAAATACTGGAGAGTTTACAGGTAGGTCGCCCATGGACCGCTTCATTGTTAAGGACGATATTACTTCGGATAAGGTGTGGTGGGGAAACATCAACATTCCTTTTGAGAGCGAAAAGTTCGACCAACTGTACGATAAGGTCATTGCCTACCTCAATACCAAAGAATTGTATGTTCGGGATTCCTATGCCTGTGCGGATGCGGATTATAAGTTGAATATTCGGGTAATCAACGAATATCCTTGGTCCAATATGTTTGCCTATAACATGTTCCTGCGTCCTGCGGAGGATGAGTTGGAGGATTTTGACCCGGAATGGACCGTGGTGAATGCACCCGGCTTTATGGCCAATCCTGAAGAAGACGGAACCCGTCAGCATAATTTTGCCATCCTTAACTTTACCCGAAAAATCGCTTTGATCGGAGGAACAGGGTATACCGGTGAAATCAAAAAAGGTATTTTCTCCGCCTTGAACTTTATTCTTCCCGTTTATAAGAATACGCTACCCATGCACTGTTCGGCCAATGTGGGCGAATCTGGCGATACTGCCATTTTCTTCGGTCTGTCCGGAACAGGAAAAACTACTTTGTCCACCGATCCAGACAGAAAATTGATCGGGGACGATGAACACGGCTGGACACCCGACAATACGGTTTTCAACTTTGAGGGAGGCTGCTATGCCAAGGTCATTGACCTTTCCCAAAAGAAGGAACCTGAAATCTACGGGGCCATCAAAAAAGGAGCTATTTTGGAAAATGTGGTCATGGACGACAAGGGTGTGGTCGATTTCTCCGATACCTCCATCACACAAAATACAAGGGTAAGCTACCCCATCCACCATATTGAAAACATACAGTGGCCTTCCATTGGAGAGAACGTAAAGAATATTTTCTTTTTAACGGCGGATGCCTTCGGGGTGTTACCTCCAATTTCCAAATTGACCCCGGCCCAAGCCGCTTATCATTTTATTTCGGGATATACGGCGAAGGTTGCCGGTACGGAAGCTGGTGTGGTGGAACCGCAACCTTCCTTCTCGGCCTGTTTTGGCGCTCCCTTTATGCCTTTGCATCCTGCGAAATATGCGGAGATGCTGAGCAAGAAGATGAAAGAGTCTGGGGTCGATGTATGGTTGGTGAACACGGGTTGGACCGGTGGACCCTACGGTGTGGGCACCCGAATGAAGCTGAAATACACCCGTGCCATGATCAGTGCGGCACTCAGTGGCGAGCTGGGCCTTTACAATTATGAGAAATACCATATCCATTCCGTATTTGGGGTGGCGCAGCCAAGGGAATGTCCAGGCGTACCTACACAAGTGCTTAGCCCAAGGGCAACGTGGAACAACGATGAAGCCTACTACAAAACTGCCTTTAAGCTGACCAATGCTTTTAGGGAAAACTTTAAAAAGTTTGAAGCTTACGCAAGTGAGGAAATCAGGCGGGGCGGACCACAACGATATGCCTTTTAA
- a CDS encoding DUF423 domain-containing protein, which translates to MNRTILLTGMVFGLLAIGLGAFGAHGLEKLVDAEAIDTFETGVKYQMYHALFLLFLGMWDGLSSKPKRYIYGLVVAGVVLFSFSIYLLALNSLTAFDFKIIGFLTPFGGVLLILGWILLGYHILTKKTLN; encoded by the coding sequence ATGAACAGAACAATTTTGTTAACGGGAATGGTATTCGGTTTGTTGGCCATTGGTTTGGGTGCTTTTGGGGCCCATGGCTTGGAAAAATTGGTAGATGCGGAAGCTATCGACACTTTTGAAACTGGGGTGAAGTATCAAATGTATCACGCCCTGTTCCTACTTTTTTTGGGAATGTGGGATGGTCTGTCCAGTAAGCCAAAAAGGTACATTTATGGACTTGTTGTGGCAGGCGTGGTGCTGTTCTCCTTCTCAATTTACCTTTTGGCATTGAACAGTTTGACTGCTTTTGACTTTAAAATCATAGGTTTTTTAACACCTTTTGGAGGGGTTTTGTTGATCTTAGGTTGGATTTTATTGGGATATCACATTTTAACCAAGAAAACACTCAATTAA
- a CDS encoding saccharopine dehydrogenase family protein, whose protein sequence is MARTILVVGAGKSTSYLLDYLLEKSAEEQIHLNIGDLHPENIPDKFASHPNCTVFQLDIFNETERKKAVSGASIVVSMLPASLHINVAHDCLEFEKHFITASYVSDQLRALDEDVKKKELVFMNEIGLDPGIDHMSAMEVIDRIRDAGGKMLLFESFTGGLVAPQSDTNLWHYKFTWNPRNVVLAGQGGAAKFIQEGTYKYIPYQKLFRRTEFMDIEGYGTFEAYANRDSLKYREAYGLENALTLFRGTMRRVGFSKAWQMFVILGMTDDSYSIENSEGMSYREFVNLFLPYSPTDSVELKMRHYLKIDQDDIMWGKLLELDLFNPSKKIPLKNATPAQMLQYILEDSWTLKEDEKDMIVMYHKFGYELNGKKKQIDANMVVIGENSAYTAMSKTVGLPVAMATLLILNEKITTPGVQIPILKEVYGPILKELKTYGISFKEYDKPYLGYNPDSVAG, encoded by the coding sequence ATGGCCCGTACTATTTTAGTTGTTGGAGCAGGCAAATCAACCTCTTACCTCTTGGATTATCTCCTCGAAAAATCAGCAGAAGAACAGATTCACCTCAATATCGGGGATCTTCACCCGGAGAACATTCCCGATAAATTTGCTTCGCATCCCAACTGTACGGTCTTTCAATTGGATATTTTCAACGAGACCGAACGCAAGAAAGCGGTTTCCGGAGCCTCCATTGTGGTTTCCATGCTGCCCGCCAGTCTGCACATCAATGTCGCACACGACTGTTTGGAGTTTGAAAAGCATTTTATTACCGCTTCCTATGTCAGCGATCAATTGCGGGCATTGGACGAGGATGTCAAGAAAAAAGAACTAGTTTTTATGAACGAAATCGGTCTTGATCCCGGTATCGACCACATGAGTGCAATGGAAGTCATTGACCGAATTCGCGATGCGGGTGGAAAAATGTTGTTGTTCGAATCCTTTACAGGTGGATTGGTTGCTCCGCAAAGCGATACCAATCTTTGGCACTACAAATTTACCTGGAACCCTCGGAATGTTGTCTTGGCTGGCCAAGGAGGGGCTGCCAAATTTATTCAGGAGGGCACTTACAAGTATATTCCTTACCAGAAACTCTTTAGGAGAACCGAGTTTATGGATATTGAAGGATACGGCACTTTTGAGGCCTACGCCAACCGGGATTCGCTAAAATATCGGGAGGCCTACGGGTTAGAAAATGCATTGACCCTATTCCGTGGAACCATGAGGCGCGTCGGCTTTTCCAAAGCGTGGCAAATGTTCGTGATTTTGGGCATGACGGATGACAGCTACTCCATTGAAAATTCGGAAGGTATGTCGTACCGTGAATTCGTCAACCTCTTTTTGCCCTATTCCCCTACCGATTCCGTAGAACTTAAAATGCGACATTACCTTAAAATTGACCAAGATGACATTATGTGGGGAAAACTGTTGGAGCTGGACCTTTTTAATCCATCCAAAAAAATCCCATTAAAAAATGCGACACCTGCCCAGATGCTCCAATACATTTTGGAAGATAGCTGGACCCTGAAAGAGGATGAAAAGGATATGATCGTGATGTACCATAAATTCGGCTACGAACTGAACGGTAAAAAGAAGCAGATAGATGCCAACATGGTCGTGATTGGAGAGAACAGCGCCTACACCGCTATGTCCAAAACGGTTGGATTGCCGGTAGCCATGGCCACGTTGCTCATCCTTAATGAAAAAATAACGACCCCAGGGGTACAAATACCCATCTTGAAAGAGGTGTACGGACCTATTTTAAAAGAGTTGAAAACCTATGGCATCAGTTTTAAGGAATATGACAAACCCTATTTGGGCTATAATCCTGACTCTGTTGCAGGATAG
- a CDS encoding Lrp/AsnC ligand binding domain-containing protein, which translates to MKNNNNSVKIDGIDKKILRYLMEDARKPILEIARNIGISGAAIHQRLRKLESSGLIAGSKFVINPKVLGYSTMAYIGIYLDKAMTNPRAVKQLKEIPEVLECHYTTGNWSILIKVLCQDNEHLMQVLNKKIQQIEGVSRTETFISLDQQIDRQIRI; encoded by the coding sequence GTGAAAAACAATAACAATTCGGTTAAAATAGATGGTATTGACAAGAAAATCCTAAGATACCTGATGGAAGATGCGCGAAAGCCCATCTTGGAGATTGCGAGGAACATTGGGATTTCTGGAGCGGCCATTCACCAGCGGCTTCGCAAATTGGAAAGCTCGGGGCTTATCGCTGGGTCCAAGTTTGTTATCAACCCTAAAGTCTTGGGCTACTCTACCATGGCCTATATTGGTATTTATCTGGATAAAGCTATGACCAACCCAAGGGCGGTAAAGCAGCTAAAGGAAATCCCTGAGGTCTTGGAATGCCACTATACCACGGGAAACTGGTCCATACTCATTAAAGTATTGTGCCAGGACAACGAACATTTAATGCAGGTCCTCAACAAAAAAATACAGCAAATCGAAGGAGTTTCGAGAACAGAGACCTTCATCTCATTAGATCAACAAATCGATCGTCAAATACGGATTTGA